In a single window of the Magnolia sinica isolate HGM2019 chromosome 7, MsV1, whole genome shotgun sequence genome:
- the LOC131250728 gene encoding uncharacterized protein LOC131250728: MAPVAEEEPLLFIVGKKSRKPSTHLFTLKQKSREPLKDYISRFNEEALQVDDYSDKMVLSAMISKLREGRFLFLIGKNPPSTLGEFISHAQKYMNAEEFFTSRKGNQTSKSSSKGKRQAGQREKCKYCRLHRNHGHNTNDRIDLKEEIKTLICKGHLRQYVKEERQTRKEDLPRKATDEAMEIRIIFDGPSNGGDLNQARKAYSRSTDPELHINSAERPRKELRVSPCNLTFIEDDARGIQHPHDDALEVTMTIANYKVYRVLVDTRISTDILYSEAFDKMAIDRSRFRPVKTPLHGFVGDKVISKGDIFLLVTAGEGRN, from the exons TTCATCGTCGgcaagaagagtcggaagccatCAACCCACTTGTTTACCCTCAAGCAAAAAAGCAGAGAGCCATTGAAAGACTACATCTCTCGCTTTAATGAAGAAGCCCTCCAAGTAGATGACTACTCTGACAAGATGGTGTTGTCCGCAATGATCAGCAAGCTCAGGGAAGGGAGATTCCTGTTCTTGATAGGGAAGAACCCACCATCAACTCTTGGTGAATTTATCAGCCATGCACAAAAGTATATGAATGCTGAGGAATTCTTCACCTCACGTAAGGGCAACCAGACCTCCAAGTCCTCATCTAAAGGGAAGAG ACAGGCAGGCCAACGAGAAAAATGCAAGTACTGTCGCTTACATCGCAACCACGGCCACAACACTAACGACCGCATTGACTTAAAGGAAGAAATTAAGACCCTCATTTGCAAGGGTCATCTGCGCCAGTACGTGAAGGAAGAGAGGCAGACCCGAAAGGAAGACCTGCCCCGCAAAGCTACGGACGAGGCCATGGAGATTCGAATAATCTTTGATGGCCCGTCCAATGGTGGAGATTTGAATCAGGCTCGTAAAGCCTACTCCAGGAGCACCGACCCCGAGCTCCACATCAACTCAGCCGAAAGGCCAAGGAAAGAACTTCGAGTAAGCCCCTGCAATCTTACATTTATAGAGGATGATGCACGGGGAATCCAACATCCCCATGATGATGCCCTAGAGGTTACGATGACGATAGCCAACTACAAGGTCTACCGCGTCCTGGTCGACACTAGAATCTCTACCGATATACTGTACTCGGAGGCGTTCGACAAGATGGCGATAGACAGGTCCCGCTTccgacctgtgaagactccaCTGCACGGATTCGTCGGTGATAAGGTGATATCTAAGGGTGATATTTTCCTCCTAGTTACAGCAGGAGAAGGGCGGAATTAG